The Sediminispirochaeta bajacaliforniensis DSM 16054 genome includes a window with the following:
- a CDS encoding BamA/TamA family outer membrane protein, with amino-acid sequence MNRFFLIICVVLFTAPLYAQELPIKIGKIDYTIEGRTQERLLDDYLDFDKKRLFANEEELAAYLVGKTQELINLRILDTGSIEISDLREEGDVRIADLAVYAEDTWNVVVLPYGKYDSNDGLLLSLRGRDYNFLGSMEALKFNLDYSYNEDNEHELGFTNEAEIPFTIGNGEWIYNFSQELQYVEHDPLEYDLKNSISYLFSLGDVSFKTALEQNMYLQNSYDDDNDEEQHESYMESALWLNGSVPLGFSLAHKEAVYSGTPGISWCYGLGETLRDERRGLTAYYDHTLSFGRIDWIGNFRRGLEFDLSEGNSYDTFDDHWTFDMDFTVAAHQTWGWGGVNSRVGGFYIFSDGDDRDNQGGPLRGILDDDIDDTTAGLYMNLDFPFKMWIWFMSRWFEGHLSPFFDAAMFRTVDDGFSSDNVYYTAGLEGFAFAKAARSLYLRVSVGIDLKAVIEDGASPLDSPELFIGLGHHY; translated from the coding sequence ATGAATCGATTTTTTCTGATAATCTGTGTGGTCTTGTTCACCGCACCGCTATATGCGCAGGAATTGCCGATAAAGATAGGCAAGATTGATTATACCATTGAGGGCCGGACTCAGGAACGTCTTCTTGACGATTACCTCGATTTTGATAAAAAACGGCTTTTCGCAAATGAAGAGGAGCTGGCAGCGTATCTTGTGGGAAAGACCCAGGAGCTTATAAACTTACGGATCCTTGATACGGGTTCAATTGAGATTTCCGATCTGAGAGAAGAAGGGGATGTTCGGATAGCCGATCTTGCGGTATATGCCGAGGACACCTGGAATGTCGTTGTACTGCCCTATGGAAAGTATGACTCCAATGACGGACTTCTTTTGAGTCTCAGAGGAAGGGATTACAATTTTCTCGGATCAATGGAGGCCCTCAAGTTCAATCTTGATTATAGTTATAACGAGGACAATGAGCATGAGCTGGGTTTTACCAATGAAGCCGAGATTCCCTTCACAATTGGGAATGGTGAATGGATATATAACTTTTCGCAGGAACTTCAATATGTTGAGCATGATCCTCTGGAATATGATCTGAAAAACAGCATTTCATATCTTTTTTCCCTTGGAGACGTCTCTTTTAAGACTGCATTGGAACAGAACATGTATCTGCAAAACAGTTATGACGATGACAACGATGAAGAACAGCATGAGAGTTATATGGAGTCCGCCCTTTGGTTGAACGGCAGCGTTCCTCTTGGGTTTTCTCTTGCACACAAGGAGGCGGTATATTCCGGTACACCAGGGATCTCCTGGTGTTACGGCCTTGGTGAGACGCTTCGTGACGAGCGACGGGGCCTTACGGCTTACTATGACCACACCTTATCTTTTGGCAGGATTGACTGGATCGGAAATTTTCGAAGAGGCCTCGAATTTGATCTCTCCGAAGGGAATTCCTATGATACCTTCGATGATCATTGGACCTTTGACATGGATTTTACCGTTGCTGCCCATCAGACATGGGGCTGGGGGGGCGTAAATAGCAGGGTGGGAGGATTTTATATCTTCTCTGATGGTGACGACCGTGACAACCAGGGTGGTCCTCTTCGCGGTATTCTTGATGACGACATCGACGATACTACCGCAGGTTTGTATATGAATCTTGATTTTCCCTTTAAGATGTGGATATGGTTTATGAGCCGTTGGTTTGAGGGCCATCTCTCTCCGTTCTTTGATGCGGCCATGTTCAGAACCGTTGACGACGGTTTTAGTTCCGACAACGTATATTATACGGCCGGCCTTGAGGGTTTTGCCTTTGCCAAGGCGGCCCGGAGTCTCTACCTTCGTGTTTCTGTCGGTATTGACTTGAAAGCGGTGATAGAGGATGGGGCAAGCCCGCTTGATTCTCCCGAGCTGTTTATAGGTCTTGGCCACCATTATTAA
- a CDS encoding phosphocholine cytidylyltransferase family protein: MPMGVKTAVILAAGRGTRLGKRGLEAPKGFLQIGEKPIIQESLDRLKAAGVEKVVIVTGHLAHFYEKLAADSGGFVRTVHNPDYADSGSMYSLYQARKVLGDAAFFLLESDLIYESRALAVLKEQSESDCILMSGFTGSGDEVWIYAPEGYLVDMGKVRETLTGPPCGELVGVSLLSPEGYSRLCIEAERLFSESLKVEYETALVASSRKKPIACHLVSDLVWSEIDDESHLQRAKTRIYPRLS; the protein is encoded by the coding sequence ATGCCGATGGGAGTAAAAACGGCGGTGATTCTTGCCGCCGGCCGGGGCACCCGCCTCGGAAAACGCGGTCTTGAAGCGCCTAAAGGGTTTTTGCAGATCGGAGAAAAGCCGATTATCCAGGAATCCCTGGACCGGCTCAAGGCCGCCGGGGTTGAAAAGGTTGTTATCGTTACCGGGCATTTGGCCCATTTCTACGAAAAACTTGCAGCAGATTCCGGCGGTTTTGTCAGAACCGTCCATAATCCCGACTATGCCGATTCCGGTTCCATGTACAGCCTCTATCAGGCCCGCAAGGTCCTTGGGGACGCGGCCTTTTTCCTTCTTGAATCGGATCTTATCTACGAAAGCCGTGCCCTGGCGGTGCTGAAGGAGCAGTCTGAATCCGATTGTATCCTCATGTCGGGTTTTACCGGCAGCGGAGACGAGGTGTGGATCTATGCTCCCGAGGGCTATCTTGTCGATATGGGAAAGGTGCGGGAAACCTTGACTGGGCCTCCTTGCGGGGAACTTGTTGGGGTCAGCCTCCTCTCGCCCGAGGGCTACAGTCGCCTCTGTATCGAGGCGGAACGGCTTTTTTCAGAAAGCCTCAAGGTCGAATATGAGACAGCCCTTGTTGCCTCTTCCCGGAAAAAGCCGATCGCCTGTCACCTCGTTTCGGATCTGGTCTGGAGTGAGATCGACGACGAGTCTCATCTTCAGCGGGCGAAGACGCGTATCTATCCCCGATTGTCTTAG
- the aepY gene encoding phosphonopyruvate decarboxylase: protein MIEADLFVRQALERGFGLWSGVPCSYLKPFINHVIDDPAVRYIPAVNEGDAVAIASGSHLAGIRGVAMFQNSGLGNAVNPLTSLNNTYRIPVLLIVTLRGEPGAPPDAVQHGLMGPITTAMLDVLQIPWEYFPDEESKVSEALDRAITSMNGTSLPYALVMRKGSVAKKALKSSMEIRAPKVGRRGGAFFETEANASRSDMLKAILDAAGDDVPILGTTGYTGRELYAINDRSGNFYMAGSMGCVSSIGLGISTVRSGRVIAVDGDGAILMRMGALATNGYQRPENLVHIVLDNGMHESTGGQATVSASVDLCAVAAACGYRNVFETRSPEELRDLLSQHDLSGITFIRARTIPGSPENLPRPTQRPEELSKRFAAFLQNR, encoded by the coding sequence ATGATTGAAGCCGATCTTTTTGTGCGCCAGGCTTTAGAACGGGGGTTCGGCCTTTGGAGCGGGGTTCCCTGCTCCTACCTGAAACCCTTTATCAACCATGTTATCGATGATCCTGCCGTTCGCTATATCCCGGCGGTCAACGAGGGGGATGCCGTTGCCATTGCTTCCGGAAGTCATCTTGCGGGAATTCGGGGTGTGGCCATGTTCCAAAACTCCGGGCTGGGAAATGCGGTAAATCCGCTGACCAGCTTGAACAATACCTACCGTATTCCGGTCTTGCTGATCGTTACCCTCAGGGGAGAACCTGGGGCTCCGCCCGATGCGGTACAACACGGCCTCATGGGGCCGATAACTACCGCCATGCTTGATGTGCTTCAGATTCCATGGGAGTACTTTCCAGACGAGGAATCAAAAGTGAGCGAGGCCCTCGATCGGGCCATTACCTCCATGAATGGCACATCTCTTCCTTATGCTTTGGTGATGCGAAAGGGATCGGTGGCAAAGAAGGCGCTGAAAAGCAGCATGGAAATTCGTGCCCCGAAAGTTGGCCGGCGTGGCGGTGCCTTCTTCGAGACCGAGGCAAACGCAAGCCGTAGCGACATGCTCAAGGCTATTCTTGATGCAGCCGGCGATGATGTACCGATTCTCGGGACCACCGGTTATACCGGACGAGAGCTTTATGCGATCAACGACCGATCGGGCAACTTTTATATGGCTGGTTCCATGGGCTGTGTTTCAAGCATCGGCCTCGGTATCTCCACGGTACGATCGGGAAGGGTTATTGCCGTGGACGGAGACGGAGCGATCCTCATGCGTATGGGGGCTCTTGCGACCAACGGCTACCAGCGTCCCGAAAACCTTGTGCATATCGTCCTCGACAACGGCATGCACGAATCTACCGGCGGTCAGGCCACCGTTTCCGCTTCCGTTGATCTCTGTGCCGTAGCCGCCGCCTGTGGTTATCGTAATGTTTTTGAAACCAGGAGTCCGGAAGAGCTTCGGGACCTCTTGTCCCAACATGATCTTTCCGGCATCACCTTTATCAGGGCTCGGACGATTCCCGGCAGTCCGGAAAACCTGCCCAGACCTACGCAGCGGCCGGAGGAGCTTTCAAAGCGCTTTGCCGCTTTCTTACAAAACCGATAA
- a CDS encoding GGDEF domain-containing protein gives MYEIIPALFWMGIALLRFLRIEFTRFRIPTIYFGVIYGIAVILFFPYWKSFLLYALLCLLAVTLIPIVHPQAMSAVFAADIISNGMLAWIVSMINYRNFVTNFRNKKIIEEKNRDLYEKHDQIKRINTELKRISVKDELTGLYNRRKLDDLLKHEWERAIRYKTKFTVIMMDIDHFKKINDTYGHDAGDLVLKELSRILLDNIRKADSCGRWGGEEFLIICQEADCHQSLILAERFRDTISKHRIPDLPSVTASFGIASSEESSSIQALLKAADSRLYEAKLQGRNRVVGVPC, from the coding sequence GTGTATGAGATTATACCGGCGCTTTTCTGGATGGGGATTGCTCTTCTTCGCTTCCTTCGGATCGAATTTACACGATTCCGAATTCCGACTATCTATTTCGGGGTAATCTACGGGATTGCGGTTATTCTTTTTTTCCCCTATTGGAAAAGTTTCTTGCTCTATGCCCTTCTTTGCCTTTTGGCGGTTACTCTTATTCCGATTGTTCATCCGCAAGCAATGAGTGCCGTATTTGCGGCCGATATTATTTCCAACGGTATGCTTGCCTGGATAGTTTCGATGATTAATTACCGTAACTTTGTAACAAATTTCCGAAACAAAAAAATCATTGAAGAGAAAAATCGGGATCTATATGAAAAACATGACCAAATTAAGCGTATCAATACAGAGCTAAAAAGGATTTCGGTAAAAGATGAACTGACAGGTTTGTATAATCGTCGCAAGCTTGATGATCTTTTGAAACACGAATGGGAAAGGGCGATTCGCTATAAGACAAAATTTACCGTTATCATGATGGATATCGATCATTTTAAAAAGATTAACGATACCTACGGCCATGATGCGGGAGACCTTGTGCTGAAAGAATTATCGAGAATCTTACTGGACAATATACGAAAAGCCGATAGTTGTGGCAGATGGGGTGGCGAAGAGTTTCTGATTATCTGTCAGGAAGCTGATTGCCACCAGTCACTCATCCTTGCCGAACGGTTTCGGGATACGATCAGCAAGCATCGTATCCCTGACTTACCTTCGGTTACCGCAAGCTTTGGGATTGCCTCCAGTGAAGAAAGCTCTTCCATCCAGGCTTTGCTCAAAGCAGCGGATTCCCGTCTCTATGAAGCAAAATTGCAGGGCCGAAACCGAGTTGTGGGAGTCCCCTGCTGA
- the aepX gene encoding phosphoenolpyruvate mutase: MIKKEQQDYVMTKKTTQFRNLLASDRLEFILEAHNGISAKIVEEAGFKGIWGSGLSLSAQYGVRDNNEASWTQVLDMLEFMSDATTIPILLDGDTGYGNFNNMQRLVRKLEQRDIAAVCIEDKLFPKTNSFIKGTAQPLADIEEFCGKIKAGKDAQGDDDFSIIARVEAFIAGWGLKEAMRRAEAYRKAGADAILMHSALSVPDEILAFKKEWGDRLPVVIVPTKYYATPTDQFREAGISIAIWANHMIRTAIASMQKNAATLMAEESLMAIEDSIAPVKEIFRLQGAAELQEAEKRYLPKRGKAVRAVILAASRGKELGELTEKRPKAMVPVSGQPLLAHVVDGYNSVGVKDITVVRGYAKETVNLSNIDYADNDNFESTGELVSLSCALKSLASEDTGKELVVSYGDVLFKKHILQLLLESHADFSIVVDTNWSESVNKGRFADYVQCSRPYGRDAFGQEISLTEMSEHLPEKRTHGEWTGFLKVSADHRLLLGKLVENLTVEDPYARMSDLLNALVANGERVRVIYTTGYWLDIDTLEDVVLAGNLF; this comes from the coding sequence ATTTACTTGCCTCCGATCGTCTCGAATTTATCCTCGAGGCGCACAACGGTATCAGTGCGAAAATCGTCGAAGAGGCTGGTTTCAAGGGGATCTGGGGAAGCGGCCTTTCCCTTTCTGCTCAGTACGGGGTACGTGACAACAATGAAGCAAGCTGGACTCAGGTTCTGGACATGCTCGAGTTTATGTCCGATGCCACCACGATACCCATCTTGCTCGACGGCGATACCGGTTACGGCAACTTCAACAATATGCAGCGGCTGGTGCGTAAGCTCGAACAGCGTGATATTGCCGCGGTTTGTATTGAGGATAAGCTTTTTCCCAAGACCAATAGTTTTATTAAAGGGACTGCTCAGCCTTTGGCTGACATCGAGGAGTTCTGCGGTAAGATCAAGGCCGGAAAGGATGCCCAGGGCGACGATGATTTCTCCATCATTGCACGGGTCGAGGCCTTTATTGCGGGCTGGGGGCTGAAGGAGGCAATGCGCCGGGCGGAAGCCTATCGGAAGGCCGGAGCAGATGCTATTCTCATGCACAGTGCTCTGTCGGTACCCGATGAGATCCTTGCTTTTAAAAAGGAGTGGGGCGACCGGCTTCCGGTGGTCATCGTTCCGACAAAGTACTATGCTACCCCTACGGATCAGTTCAGAGAGGCCGGCATTTCCATCGCCATCTGGGCAAACCACATGATACGAACGGCCATTGCCTCGATGCAGAAGAATGCGGCCACCCTTATGGCCGAAGAGTCTCTCATGGCCATAGAGGATTCCATCGCTCCGGTAAAGGAAATATTTCGCCTTCAGGGGGCGGCTGAGCTGCAGGAGGCTGAAAAACGCTATCTTCCCAAACGGGGAAAGGCGGTTCGGGCCGTGATCCTTGCCGCCAGCCGCGGTAAGGAGCTTGGTGAACTTACCGAAAAACGGCCTAAGGCGATGGTCCCGGTCTCCGGCCAGCCCCTTCTTGCCCATGTGGTGGACGGTTACAATTCCGTCGGCGTGAAGGATATCACCGTTGTCAGGGGATATGCAAAAGAGACAGTCAATCTTTCCAATATAGATTATGCGGATAACGACAACTTTGAGAGCACCGGAGAGCTTGTCAGCCTTTCCTGCGCCCTCAAGTCCCTTGCCTCGGAAGATACCGGCAAGGAGTTGGTCGTTTCCTACGGTGATGTCCTTTTTAAGAAGCATATCCTCCAACTACTGCTCGAAAGCCATGCCGATTTTTCCATCGTGGTGGATACCAACTGGAGTGAAAGTGTTAATAAGGGCAGGTTTGCCGACTATGTTCAGTGCAGCCGCCCCTACGGCCGCGATGCCTTCGGCCAGGAAATTTCATTAACCGAGATGAGTGAACATCTGCCCGAAAAGAGGACCCATGGCGAATGGACCGGGTTTCTTAAGGTCTCTGCCGATCACCGTCTTCTCCTTGGCAAGCTTGTCGAAAACCTTACGGTGGAAGATCCGTATGCGCGGATGAGTGATCTGCTCAACGCTTTGGTTGCCAACGGTGAGCGTGTGAGGGTTATCTATACGACTGGTTACTGGCTCGATATCGACACGCTGGAAGATGTCGTGCTTGCCGGAAACCTCTTCTAA
- a CDS encoding TetR/AcrR family transcriptional regulator: MDKQKRLLETAISLISQYGYNNISVSRICRETGVAKGTFYLYFNSKADILNEILSKLNDELFGNIIWNTAIPASEQLLEYTHEYLTFVDKNGPDFSREILKVIIDERPTPDQANSNMHVQRIENILTAGVRDGSFRDDIDIKHERFFIQSLLFGIIIFWCETTAAFDLSEHGLRAVESYLRGLVDNKKSI; encoded by the coding sequence ATGGATAAGCAAAAACGGCTTCTTGAGACGGCAATATCGCTAATAAGCCAATACGGGTATAACAATATCTCAGTAAGTAGAATCTGTAGAGAGACCGGAGTAGCAAAGGGCACATTCTATCTCTATTTCAATTCGAAGGCGGATATCCTCAACGAGATTCTTTCGAAACTTAATGACGAACTGTTCGGAAATATTATATGGAACACTGCGATTCCCGCTTCGGAACAGCTGCTTGAATATACACATGAGTATCTTACATTTGTGGATAAAAACGGACCTGATTTCTCCAGAGAAATTTTAAAAGTCATTATTGACGAACGCCCGACGCCTGATCAGGCAAATTCGAATATGCACGTGCAAAGGATTGAAAATATCCTCACCGCAGGTGTCCGTGACGGTTCCTTTCGTGACGACATTGACATCAAGCATGAAAGATTTTTTATTCAGAGCCTGCTCTTCGGCATAATCATCTTTTGGTGTGAGACAACGGCTGCATTCGATCTATCGGAACATGGACTAAGGGCCGTGGAATCCTACCTTCGCGGCTTAGTAGATAATAAAAAATCGATATAA
- a CDS encoding 2-aminoethylphosphonate aminotransferase produces the protein MTKKRPVILLNPGPVTISDRVRESLQREDMCHREPDFAALMLDVKKRLAAIYEGGSEHFEALVMTGSGTCAVEAMISSLLPSDGKLLVISNGVYGERIASMVKTHGKQMVLVKSPWPDPMNLAEAERLLKEDPSITHVSAIHNETTTGRLNDLDALGALCVTYNKPMLLDAVSSFGGERIELEKWNVAALASTANKCIHGIPGLNFVLVRKDLLEQGKSAAATLYLDLFAYYQKQKEGFSPFTQATHVAVALQEALKEFEEAGGWKTRNERYRELSVRIRAELDAMGIRRFLKEDEYSSMLSSFHLPEGYSYEELHDELRKENFIIYAGQGGLFHSIFRIANMGDLFDADIDRLLAVFRRLMDSRK, from the coding sequence ATGACGAAAAAGAGACCTGTTATTCTGCTTAACCCCGGCCCGGTAACCATCAGCGACCGGGTGAGGGAGAGCCTGCAGAGAGAAGATATGTGCCACCGTGAGCCTGATTTTGCAGCTTTGATGCTTGATGTCAAGAAACGGCTTGCTGCGATCTATGAAGGTGGAAGCGAACATTTCGAGGCCCTGGTGATGACCGGAAGCGGAACCTGTGCCGTTGAGGCGATGATTTCCAGCCTTCTTCCTTCCGACGGAAAGCTGCTGGTGATTTCAAACGGGGTCTACGGCGAGCGAATTGCGTCTATGGTCAAGACCCATGGAAAGCAGATGGTGCTGGTAAAAAGTCCCTGGCCCGATCCGATGAATCTTGCCGAGGCGGAGCGGCTTTTGAAGGAAGATCCTTCCATTACCCATGTTTCCGCTATTCACAACGAAACCACCACCGGGCGGCTTAACGACCTTGATGCTCTTGGTGCCTTGTGTGTCACATACAATAAGCCGATGCTCCTGGATGCGGTCTCCAGTTTTGGCGGCGAACGAATCGAGCTTGAAAAATGGAACGTTGCCGCCCTTGCTTCCACGGCAAACAAGTGTATCCACGGTATCCCCGGTCTCAATTTCGTTCTTGTCAGAAAAGATCTTCTGGAACAGGGCAAGAGTGCCGCCGCCACCCTGTATCTCGATCTTTTTGCCTATTACCAAAAACAGAAAGAGGGTTTTTCTCCCTTTACCCAGGCGACCCATGTTGCGGTCGCACTCCAGGAAGCCTTGAAGGAGTTCGAAGAGGCAGGCGGCTGGAAGACGCGGAACGAGCGTTACCGGGAACTTTCGGTTCGTATTCGTGCCGAACTTGATGCCATGGGTATCCGCCGCTTCTTAAAAGAAGATGAATACAGTTCCATGCTTTCGAGCTTTCACCTGCCCGAGGGCTACAGCTATGAAGAGCTCCACGATGAGCTGAGAAAAGAAAACTTCATCATCTATGCTGGACAGGGCGGACTCTTTCATTCGATTTTCCGCATCGCCAATATGGGTGATCTTTTTGATGCGGATATCGATAGGCTTTTGGCTGTTTTCCGTCGGCTCATGGATTCCCGGAAATAG
- a CDS encoding LuxR C-terminal-related transcriptional regulator: MAQIENRSISLYDVHKKQFLLKVDKHIQLLGYDPSEININDIDGYHSMIHSDDLPCMYDAEIKMYNFLQHIQGPAKKDYKLIYDYRVKAKNGQYIRFLHQLIIFELDSNYHSWILLILSDVLSNHPANERPRRFLLNTKTKRVCLFNEEAGIASEIVTKREREIIELVSQGMDSDETAERLCISRHTVHNHRRNILSKTHTKNMIQAITYLNAIGVLS; encoded by the coding sequence ATGGCGCAGATCGAAAACCGGTCAATATCACTTTATGACGTGCACAAAAAACAATTTCTCCTAAAAGTAGATAAACATATCCAACTTCTTGGTTATGATCCGAGCGAGATTAATATAAACGACATTGATGGCTACCATTCGATGATTCATAGCGACGACCTTCCATGTATGTACGATGCCGAAATAAAAATGTACAACTTCCTGCAACATATACAGGGGCCGGCAAAAAAGGATTACAAACTTATATACGACTATAGGGTTAAAGCAAAAAATGGTCAGTATATACGATTCCTCCACCAACTGATTATTTTTGAGCTGGATTCAAACTATCACTCATGGATTCTTCTCATCCTGTCGGATGTTCTTTCGAATCATCCGGCGAACGAACGGCCGAGACGTTTTTTGCTCAACACAAAGACAAAACGAGTTTGCCTTTTTAATGAAGAGGCCGGTATCGCTTCGGAGATAGTGACAAAACGAGAGAGAGAAATCATCGAGTTGGTCTCGCAAGGAATGGACAGCGATGAAACTGCAGAAAGGCTTTGCATAAGCAGACACACCGTACACAATCACCGCAGAAATATACTTTCCAAGACACATACGAAAAACATGATTCAAGCGATCACCTACCTAAACGCAATCGGCGTGCTTTCATAA
- a CDS encoding FAD-dependent oxidoreductase translates to MSQWKKPTLSFVLFFVLLSLSLLVFGCGKSSGKAGSYSASAKGLGGNVTVTLRLTDSGTIEGVQIDAASETPEIGGAAAKKLGKKILDTQSLDIDGISGASITSEAVKAAAAAALAKAGLTPQDLKRKEQGPAAEEKINADVVVIGAGTSGTGASLAAAQNGAKVVVLEKTDHVGGLGIVGMGLLATESPLQKEKGLTVTTEDIFRHLIEYNHYRTNGPLMKAVLDKSGSTITWLMENGIGLKLGLGIDQKAHVDYPKTYHMWTNSKEDFPNLYKRMAEEYGLDLRLNTRGYKLIVNDGVVSGIIAETEDGGKLTVHAKSVILCTGGFGGDPDRLKAASEINAYNYFGLGNKGEGVDMAWSAGADKLGEHVIQIHLGDLANSTAIYSNHMDSAVFQVKDVPLMWVNKEGVRFVDESVVYDNVIWGNAAFSAGGEYYTIVDQASVDSFIKNGIPFTGAYQMNGSGLSHKDGGNDVNVTIAPLPTLQKDLKAFEGDVVFSADTLKELATKTGMNPDKLTASVARYNKAITSGHDDNFYKDPAYLKFSVEKGPFYAIKVRGSVYGSIGGVRINEETQAVREDGTPVEGLFVAGADAGGMYDNTYPDLEGLTMSFAMNTGRIAGENAAKQSSLF, encoded by the coding sequence ATGAGTCAATGGAAAAAGCCAACTCTATCGTTTGTGTTGTTCTTTGTCCTTTTATCCCTATCACTGCTGGTATTCGGCTGTGGAAAAAGCAGCGGAAAAGCCGGAAGTTACAGTGCTTCGGCAAAGGGACTAGGTGGTAATGTTACCGTCACCCTGAGGCTTACAGATTCAGGCACCATAGAGGGTGTCCAGATCGATGCTGCTTCGGAAACCCCGGAGATAGGAGGTGCGGCGGCAAAAAAACTTGGGAAAAAGATTCTGGATACACAAAGCCTCGATATCGACGGCATATCAGGAGCGAGTATCACAAGTGAGGCCGTAAAGGCGGCGGCCGCTGCAGCCTTGGCAAAAGCAGGGCTTACGCCCCAGGATCTCAAAAGAAAAGAGCAAGGACCCGCTGCAGAGGAAAAAATCAATGCCGATGTTGTCGTTATCGGTGCAGGAACATCGGGAACAGGGGCTTCCCTTGCCGCCGCTCAGAATGGAGCAAAGGTGGTGGTCCTGGAAAAGACAGATCATGTAGGGGGGCTTGGAATCGTCGGGATGGGACTCCTTGCAACGGAATCGCCTCTTCAAAAGGAGAAGGGCCTTACCGTTACCACGGAGGACATTTTCAGGCATCTTATCGAATATAATCACTACAGGACAAACGGGCCTCTCATGAAGGCGGTACTCGACAAATCCGGCAGCACCATAACGTGGCTCATGGAAAACGGAATAGGGCTAAAACTTGGGCTTGGCATCGATCAGAAGGCCCACGTAGATTACCCAAAAACCTATCATATGTGGACAAATTCGAAAGAGGATTTTCCAAACCTTTATAAGCGCATGGCAGAAGAGTACGGCCTTGATCTTAGGCTCAATACCCGTGGATACAAACTAATCGTCAATGACGGTGTTGTCTCCGGGATTATTGCCGAAACGGAAGACGGGGGAAAACTTACGGTACATGCAAAATCCGTGATCCTGTGCACCGGAGGATTCGGCGGCGATCCTGATAGGCTGAAAGCCGCAAGCGAGATCAATGCATACAACTATTTCGGTCTTGGAAACAAGGGAGAGGGCGTGGATATGGCATGGTCGGCGGGAGCAGACAAGCTTGGAGAACATGTCATTCAAATTCACCTTGGCGACTTGGCGAACTCAACTGCAATATATAGCAATCATATGGACAGTGCAGTCTTCCAGGTAAAAGATGTGCCTCTGATGTGGGTTAATAAAGAGGGGGTGCGATTTGTTGATGAAAGCGTTGTATATGACAATGTCATTTGGGGGAATGCAGCATTCTCGGCTGGCGGCGAATATTATACCATTGTGGATCAGGCATCTGTAGACAGCTTCATTAAAAATGGAATTCCCTTCACCGGTGCCTACCAGATGAACGGCTCAGGTTTATCGCACAAGGACGGGGGAAACGACGTGAATGTCACGATTGCTCCTCTCCCAACCCTTCAGAAAGACCTGAAAGCCTTTGAAGGGGATGTTGTGTTTTCCGCCGATACCCTAAAAGAGCTTGCGACGAAAACCGGTATGAATCCTGATAAACTCACGGCAAGCGTCGCTCGCTACAATAAAGCCATCACATCGGGCCATGATGATAATTTTTATAAAGACCCGGCGTACCTTAAATTCAGCGTCGAAAAGGGGCCGTTCTATGCGATTAAGGTCCGCGGTTCCGTGTACGGTTCAATTGGTGGTGTAAGGATTAATGAAGAGACCCAGGCGGTCAGAGAAGACGGAACACCGGTTGAGGGACTTTTCGTTGCAGGAGCGGATGCGGGGGGGATGTATGACAATACCTATCCCGACCTGGAAGGCCTTACCATGTCTTTTGCAATGAATACGGGACGAATCGCCGGAGAAAACGCTGCCAAGCAATCCAGTTTATTCTGA